The Trichocoleus desertorum ATA4-8-CV12 genome window below encodes:
- a CDS encoding NfeD family protein, with amino-acid sequence MVTLPAHALWLIGGMLCLALGSLIPEPSIPALGIAAIITAIAALSIPSPLAQMILWGVLSFTLANFMRSLMPKEAKTLKHDTEAWARTAIPAGGVGRVIYEGTLWQACCQLPDVAIAPQQRVYVVGRQRNTLIVIPTDYPDLNISDRLPSSE; translated from the coding sequence GTGGTCACTCTACCTGCTCATGCTTTGTGGCTCATTGGCGGTATGCTCTGCCTCGCCTTGGGGTCACTAATTCCGGAGCCTAGTATTCCAGCTTTAGGCATAGCCGCCATTATTACTGCGATCGCCGCCCTCAGCATTCCTTCTCCCCTCGCCCAAATGATTTTATGGGGTGTGCTGTCATTCACCCTAGCTAATTTCATGCGATCGCTGATGCCGAAAGAAGCCAAAACTCTCAAGCATGATACCGAAGCTTGGGCGAGAACCGCCATTCCGGCGGGTGGGGTGGGGCGCGTTATTTATGAAGGGACGCTGTGGCAGGCTTGCTGCCAGTTACCAGATGTGGCGATCGCACCCCAGCAACGAGTCTATGTGGTTGGGCGTCAACGCAACACCCTGATTGTTATCCCGACTGATTACCCAGACCTGAATATTTCGGACAGACTGCCCTCAAGCGAATGA
- a CDS encoding PAS domain S-box protein, with protein sequence MGIPSMLHWQSTPYAFPLIIATGASITLVCLAWRRRSARIAATFGLFMLAVSEWLLGYIWEVSSIDLPSKILAGKAQYLGIVVVPAAWLLFALQYTGRTKWITRRNLLLLTIEPLAMSLLVWTNEWHRLVWSQTSLQLIGSFTLMRVTHGIGFWVHAAYSYCLTGLGTLLIVRALLRSPQLYRGQAWALLIGAIAPWLANALYLLRLNPFPHLDLTPFAFTVTGMAMAWGLFRFRLLDIVPVARDAVIEGMSDGVMVLDIQNRIVDLNPAAQQMIGWNTTAIGQPVMRVLAQWPHLLQQYGNLLEAHAEISLGTGAEERCFDLRISPLTDSYDRLTGRLIVWRDITERKQAEAKLQAAKDAAEAANRAKNTFLANMSHELRTPLNAVIGYSELIQEELEEMGHDEYTPGLETIRRSGHHLLVLISDILNFSKIEAGKMDLYIETFDLAALVQEVVATIYLSLRENDNKIQVNLASDLGLMQADLMKVRQVLCNLLNNATKFTRQGLITLTVYKSKTNAATGAATGLDCFIFEIADTGIGITPEQMQQIFQPFTQADASTTRRYGGTGLGLSLSRRFCHMMGGDITVASEFGQGSVFTICLPTQVNRDAPSEPSL encoded by the coding sequence ATGGGAATTCCCAGTATGCTGCATTGGCAGTCTACTCCTTATGCTTTTCCGCTGATCATTGCCACTGGGGCCTCCATTACCCTCGTGTGCCTAGCGTGGCGACGTCGTTCTGCTAGGATTGCGGCTACATTTGGGCTGTTCATGCTGGCCGTCTCAGAATGGTTGCTCGGCTACATTTGGGAAGTCAGTAGCATTGACTTACCCAGCAAAATTTTAGCGGGAAAAGCTCAGTACCTGGGCATTGTAGTCGTTCCAGCGGCTTGGTTGCTCTTTGCCCTCCAGTACACAGGGCGAACCAAATGGATCACTCGCAGAAATCTGCTACTGCTAACCATCGAACCTTTGGCCATGTCGCTTCTAGTGTGGACGAACGAGTGGCATCGGTTGGTTTGGTCCCAAACGAGCTTGCAGCTAATTGGCTCCTTCACCCTCATGAGGGTGACCCACGGTATCGGGTTTTGGGTTCACGCCGCTTACTCTTATTGCTTAACTGGGTTAGGTACGCTGCTGATTGTGCGGGCGCTGCTGCGTTCTCCTCAACTCTATCGAGGGCAAGCTTGGGCTTTATTAATTGGGGCGATCGCGCCTTGGCTTGCTAATGCGCTCTACCTTCTACGCTTAAATCCTTTTCCCCATCTAGACCTGACTCCTTTTGCTTTTACGGTGACGGGGATGGCAATGGCCTGGGGACTGTTTCGCTTTCGGCTGCTCGACATTGTGCCTGTGGCAAGGGACGCGGTGATTGAAGGGATGAGTGATGGGGTGATGGTTTTAGATATCCAGAATCGCATCGTAGATCTAAACCCTGCGGCTCAACAGATGATTGGGTGGAATACAACAGCGATCGGGCAACCCGTCATGCGAGTATTGGCCCAGTGGCCGCATTTGTTGCAACAGTACGGCAATCTTCTGGAAGCTCACGCAGAAATTAGCTTAGGTACAGGGGCTGAAGAACGTTGTTTCGATCTGCGGATCTCTCCCTTGACTGACTCCTACGATCGGCTTACAGGGCGCTTAATTGTTTGGCGGGATATTACCGAACGTAAGCAAGCTGAAGCTAAATTGCAGGCAGCTAAAGATGCGGCTGAAGCGGCTAATCGAGCCAAAAATACATTTCTCGCCAACATGAGCCACGAATTACGCACTCCGCTCAATGCCGTCATTGGTTACAGTGAGCTCATCCAAGAAGAACTTGAGGAAATGGGGCACGACGAATATACCCCTGGTCTGGAGACGATTCGTAGGTCAGGGCATCATCTGCTCGTACTCATCAGCGATATTCTGAATTTCTCCAAAATTGAAGCAGGCAAAATGGATCTCTACATTGAGACATTTGACCTAGCTGCCTTGGTACAGGAAGTTGTTGCGACTATTTATCTCTCTTTAAGAGAAAACGATAACAAGATACAGGTGAACCTAGCCTCTGACTTGGGTTTGATGCAGGCCGACCTGATGAAGGTGCGTCAGGTACTATGCAATCTGTTAAACAATGCCACTAAATTCACGCGACAAGGGTTGATTACCCTAACAGTCTACAAAAGTAAGACCAATGCAGCGACCGGAGCCGCTACGGGCTTGGACTGTTTTATTTTTGAGATTGCTGATACTGGAATTGGCATTACGCCTGAGCAAATGCAACAGATTTTTCAGCCTTTTACGCAAGCGGATGCCTCAACTACACGTCGCTATGGTGGTACTGGCTTAGGGTTATCCTTGAGTCGCCGTTTCTGTCACATGATGGGGGGTGACATTACAGTCGCCAGTGAGTTTGGTCAAGGCTCTGTGTTTACCATCTGCTTGCCAACCCAGGTAAACCGTGACGCTCCTTCAGAACCCTCTCTATGA
- a CDS encoding response regulator, with product MTKILLVEDNEVNSFMMLRRLRMRGYQVIHAVDGAQAVAIAQSEAPDLILMDMSLPVLDGWQATQQIKAIPATYSIPIIALTAHALAGDREKCLAAGCDEYETKPVNFNQLIEKMQFFLSKPI from the coding sequence ATGACTAAAATTTTACTCGTTGAAGACAACGAGGTGAACTCTTTTATGATGTTGCGACGGCTACGGATGCGGGGTTATCAAGTCATACATGCTGTGGATGGTGCTCAAGCCGTGGCGATCGCGCAATCGGAAGCCCCCGACTTGATTCTGATGGATATGAGCCTACCCGTCCTAGATGGTTGGCAGGCAACGCAGCAGATCAAGGCTATTCCTGCCACCTACAGCATCCCCATCATTGCGCTGACCGCTCATGCCCTTGCAGGCGATCGTGAAAAATGTTTGGCCGCAGGGTGTGATGAATATGAAACTAAGCCAGTAAACTTCAATCAATTAATCGAAAAAATGCAGTTCTTTTTAAGCAAACCCATTTAA
- a CDS encoding paraslipin gives MESILAALALVIVGYTVGSVKIINQGNEALVERLGRYHRKLVPGLNFIVPFVDSIVLEDTVREQVLDVEPQEAITKDNVCLKADAVVYWRILELERAFYSVEDVELGIKNLVLTTLRSALGQMKVEETYSSRSEINQTLLHQLDEATAAWGVKVTRVEVQNISPPASLLESMAQQRAAEIRKRASISEAEGTVESMRLIAKALQAQPNTSEVLKYLIAQRYVEANEKISESPNSKVIFMDPKAMSEALENLMETPTTPDGMDGGGGSGPGNGSYPG, from the coding sequence ATGGAGTCTATTCTTGCCGCCTTAGCCTTAGTCATTGTCGGTTATACCGTTGGCTCTGTAAAAATCATCAACCAAGGTAATGAAGCGCTGGTAGAACGGTTGGGCCGCTACCACCGCAAGCTCGTTCCCGGATTGAACTTTATCGTGCCTTTTGTGGACTCGATCGTTCTGGAAGACACGGTGCGGGAGCAAGTGTTGGACGTGGAACCCCAAGAAGCGATTACGAAAGATAACGTGTGTCTGAAAGCAGACGCGGTAGTCTACTGGCGGATTCTAGAACTAGAGCGAGCTTTTTACTCGGTGGAAGATGTGGAGTTAGGCATCAAAAACCTCGTGCTCACGACTCTACGCTCAGCCCTGGGCCAAATGAAGGTGGAAGAAACCTATTCATCTCGCTCTGAGATTAACCAAACCCTCTTGCATCAGCTGGATGAAGCGACCGCAGCCTGGGGCGTGAAAGTGACGCGGGTTGAGGTGCAAAACATTTCGCCACCTGCCTCTCTCTTAGAATCAATGGCCCAGCAGCGGGCGGCGGAAATTCGCAAACGTGCCTCTATTTCTGAAGCAGAAGGTACTGTCGAATCGATGCGCTTGATCGCTAAAGCCCTCCAAGCTCAACCCAATACGAGTGAGGTGCTGAAGTACCTGATTGCTCAGCGGTATGTGGAAGCCAATGAAAAGATTAGTGAAAGCCCTAACTCCAAAGTCATCTTTATGGACCCGAAGGCGATGAGCGAAGCCTTGGAGAACTTGATGGAAACACCAACTACTCCAGATGGCATGGATGGAGGAGGTGGGAGCGGTCCTGGCAATGGCTCTTATCCCGGCTAA
- the folP gene encoding dihydropteroate synthase, whose protein sequence is MPIPATWMIRNIRFDWGRRTYLMGVLNVTPDSFSDGGQFDSLAAALEQAKRLVAAGVDIVDVGGQSTRPQAAEIDVETELERVIPVIEAVRSQLDMPISVDTTRAVVAKAAVEAGADIVNDISGATFDPDMLPTVAALQVPLILMHIRGTPQTMQRLTDYEDLVGEIQAFLQDRIEAAIAVGIDPAHLMIDPGIGFAKTYSQNLELLRRVSEFRALGCPVLVGPSRKSFIGHILNQPDPQQRVWGTAAACCAAIAGGADLLRVHDAQELREVCLVADAIWRQA, encoded by the coding sequence ATGCCAATCCCTGCTACCTGGATGATTCGGAATATTCGCTTCGATTGGGGGCGGCGTACTTACCTAATGGGCGTACTGAATGTAACGCCAGATAGCTTTAGTGATGGGGGCCAATTTGACTCTTTAGCGGCAGCCTTAGAGCAAGCGAAGCGTTTGGTAGCAGCAGGGGTAGACATTGTAGATGTTGGTGGTCAGTCTACGCGACCCCAAGCCGCTGAGATTGATGTAGAAACAGAACTGGAGCGGGTAATTCCAGTTATAGAGGCGGTGCGATCGCAGCTGGATATGCCCATTTCGGTAGATACAACCAGAGCGGTTGTTGCTAAAGCAGCTGTAGAGGCTGGAGCTGACATTGTCAACGATATTTCGGGCGCAACATTTGATCCAGACATGCTACCGACTGTCGCAGCTCTGCAAGTGCCCCTGATCTTGATGCACATTCGAGGCACACCCCAGACGATGCAGCGATTAACCGATTACGAAGACTTGGTTGGAGAGATTCAAGCATTTCTGCAAGATCGCATAGAGGCAGCGATCGCGGTGGGGATTGACCCTGCTCACCTCATGATCGATCCAGGAATTGGCTTTGCCAAAACTTACTCGCAAAACTTAGAGCTGCTGCGCCGAGTCTCAGAATTTCGAGCCTTAGGGTGCCCTGTTTTAGTTGGGCCTTCCCGCAAAAGTTTTATTGGGCATATCCTCAACCAACCAGATCCACAACAACGAGTTTGGGGCACAGCGGCTGCTTGTTGTGCGGCGATCGCTGGCGGCGCTGACTTGCTTCGGGTGCATGATGCCCAGGAACTACGAGAGGTTTGCCTGGTAGCGGATGCCATTTGGCGGCAAGCTTAG